One Ictalurus furcatus strain D&B chromosome 25, Billie_1.0, whole genome shotgun sequence DNA window includes the following coding sequences:
- the naa20 gene encoding N-alpha-acetyltransferase 20, with protein sequence MTTLRAFNCDDLFKFNNINLDPLTETYGIPFYLQYLAHWPEYFIVAEAPGGELMGYIMGKAEGSVAREEWHGHVTALSVAPEFRRLGLAAKLMDMLEEISERKGGFFVDLFVRVSNQVAVNMYKQLGYSVYRTVIEYYSASNGEPDEDAYDMRKALSRDTEKKSIVPLPHPVRPEDIE encoded by the exons ATGACCACGTTACGTGCTTTTAATTGCGACGACCTTTTCAAATTTAATAACAT AAATTTGGACCCTTTAACCGAGACC TATGGCATTCCCTTTTACTTGCAGTATCTGGCACACTGGCCGGAGTATTTCATCGTGGCAGAGGCACCAGGTGGCGAGCTGATGGGCTACA TCATGGGGAAGGCCGAGGGCTCTGTGGCGCGGGAGGAGTGGCACGGCCACGTCACGGCTCTGTCGGTGGCTCCTGAGTTCAGACGGCTGGGTTTGGCTGCCAAACTCATGGACATGCTGGAGGAGATCTCCGAAAG GAAAGGAGGTTTCTTTGTTGACCTTTTTGTCCGCGTCTCCAACCAAGTGGCAGTGAACATGTACAAACAGCTGGGCTACAGCGTCTACAGAACCGTGATCGAATATTACTCAGCCAGCAACGGAGAACCGGACGAAGATGCCTACG ATATGAGGAAAGCGTTATCGAGAGACACTGAAAAGAAGTCCATCGTTCCACTGCCGCATCCTGTCAGACCAGAAGACATAGAATAA